From the Patescibacteria group bacterium genome, one window contains:
- a CDS encoding DNA translocase FtsK: MARKKQNKNKGNKRGLSIQVPDDAKRKIAGVLMFVLALIFAFAFFQKAGFAGTLLFSGAVLVLGKAVFLIPLFLVIAGLVFFGMRYWGLWQVLLALALLFLGTGGIVGTVARFQELNIQEVSGWLGLLVSWPAFSAFGFWVSEIIFGGVVLVSGIIFWQLLDHERIKESSFAQGAKEKVKKIFEPKFEVEAVEPGPKDEDLKPEEQEVASAVPRHGGGKEEKDRGFQTLPLAGNYQFPPSSLLETESGVPNAGDIKIYSAIIKKTMANFDIPVEISEVNIGPAVTQYAFKPAEGVKLSRITALSSDLALALAAHPIRIEAPIPGRSLVGIEIPNKARTTVRLRTLVENSRFKNSTDPLLMSLGRDVAGSPIFTDLARMPHLMVAGATGTGKTIALNNIILSLIYRNPPSNLRFVLVDPKRVEFLVYNDLPHLLTPVILDTQHALNALKWLIKEMERRFQVLSAARTKDIASYHALWQQEQQKKRKERSEEVEQMPYIVVIIDELADLMASRGKEVEALVVRLAQMARAVGIHLVLATQRPSVEVITGLIKANITARIAFQVASQVDSRTILDAAGAEKLLGRGDMLFISSEFSRPKRIQGSYVSDKDVKHVVEWIQKNTKDYVREEIAEDELAKAAASGMEAIENRGDDEDPMYEEAKRVVVESKKASASLLQRRLRVGYARAARLLDILEQRGVIGPGEGAKPREVYGVPQGEGAGASDWFSP; encoded by the coding sequence GTGGCAAGAAAGAAACAGAATAAGAATAAGGGAAACAAAAGAGGGCTGAGTATTCAGGTGCCAGACGACGCCAAGCGAAAGATAGCTGGCGTTTTGATGTTTGTTCTGGCGCTCATCTTTGCCTTTGCTTTCTTTCAAAAGGCAGGATTTGCCGGAACCCTTCTCTTTTCTGGTGCAGTTCTTGTGCTCGGGAAAGCGGTATTTCTCATTCCCTTGTTCTTGGTGATTGCAGGGTTGGTGTTTTTTGGTATGCGCTACTGGGGTTTATGGCAGGTACTGCTCGCTTTAGCGTTGCTCTTTTTAGGAACAGGGGGGATTGTGGGAACTGTGGCTCGCTTTCAAGAGTTAAACATTCAAGAAGTTTCAGGTTGGCTTGGACTCTTGGTTTCCTGGCCCGCGTTTTCTGCTTTTGGATTCTGGGTTTCAGAGATTATCTTTGGCGGCGTGGTTTTAGTTTCGGGTATTATCTTTTGGCAGCTTTTGGACCACGAAAGGATCAAGGAGTCTTCCTTTGCGCAAGGAGCAAAGGAAAAGGTAAAGAAAATCTTTGAACCCAAATTTGAAGTAGAGGCAGTAGAGCCAGGGCCCAAAGATGAGGACTTAAAACCAGAAGAGCAAGAAGTCGCCTCAGCGGTACCTCGCCACGGAGGCGGGAAAGAAGAAAAGGATAGAGGTTTTCAAACCTTGCCTTTGGCCGGAAACTACCAGTTCCCGCCTTCTTCGCTTCTGGAAACAGAGAGCGGTGTTCCCAATGCGGGGGACATTAAGATATATTCTGCAATTATTAAAAAGACGATGGCAAACTTTGACATTCCAGTGGAGATCTCCGAGGTGAATATTGGGCCCGCAGTCACGCAGTATGCGTTTAAACCGGCCGAGGGCGTAAAGCTCTCAAGAATTACTGCGCTTTCCAGTGACTTGGCCTTAGCCTTGGCAGCGCATCCCATTCGTATTGAGGCCCCCATCCCAGGGAGGTCTTTGGTGGGAATTGAGATTCCCAACAAGGCACGAACCACAGTCCGCCTGCGCACCTTAGTTGAAAACTCCAGATTCAAGAACTCTACTGATCCATTGTTAATGTCTTTGGGAAGGGATGTTGCAGGAAGTCCCATCTTCACGGATTTGGCTCGAATGCCCCACCTTATGGTTGCAGGAGCTACGGGAACCGGAAAAACCATTGCCTTAAACAACATTATCTTAAGCCTGATTTACCGCAACCCACCCTCCAACCTCAGGTTTGTCTTGGTTGACCCAAAGCGAGTGGAGTTTCTGGTGTACAACGACCTTCCCCACCTCCTAACCCCTGTTATCTTGGATACCCAGCACGCCCTCAACGCCTTAAAATGGCTGATAAAAGAGATGGAACGGAGGTTTCAGGTGTTGTCTGCTGCAAGGACAAAAGACATTGCAAGCTACCATGCGCTCTGGCAGCAAGAACAACAAAAGAAGAGAAAGGAAAGGAGTGAGGAGGTAGAACAAATGCCCTACATTGTCGTCATTATTGACGAGTTAGCTGACTTAATGGCTTCTCGAGGAAAAGAGGTTGAGGCCTTGGTGGTGAGATTAGCCCAGATGGCGAGAGCCGTTGGCATTCACCTGGTCTTGGCAACCCAGCGCCCTTCTGTGGAGGTCATCACCGGGTTAATTAAGGCCAATATTACTGCCCGCATCGCATTCCAGGTTGCTTCACAAGTGGATTCACGTACCATCCTAGACGCGGCTGGCGCAGAAAAGCTCTTGGGAAGGGGAGACATGCTGTTCATTTCTTCTGAGTTTTCCCGACCAAAAAGAATTCAGGGTTCTTATGTCTCAGACAAGGATGTAAAGCACGTGGTGGAGTGGATTCAAAAGAACACCAAAGACTATGTCAGAGAAGAGATTGCAGAAGATGAGCTTGCCAAGGCAGCAGCAAGCGGCATGGAAGCCATAGAAAACAGGGGAGACGACGAGGATCCTATGTATGAGGAGGCAAAGAGGGTAGTTGTGGAATCCAAGAAGGCATCAGCTTCCTTATTGCAAAGGCGCTTGAGGGTTGGATATGCCAGGGCTGCCCGTTTGCTGGATATTTTAGAGCAGAGAGGAGTTATTGGTCCAGGAGAAGGAGCGAAACCCAGAGAGGTGTATGGTGTCCCTCAAGGAGAGGGTGCTGGCGCCTCTGACTGGTTTTCTCCGTAA
- the rpoC gene encoding DNA-directed RNA polymerase subunit beta', whose product MRVTDLESIRIKLASPDNILSWSFGEVTKPETINYRTQKAEKDGLFDERIFGPEKDYECYCGKYRKIRYKGVVCDRCGVEVTKSSVRRERMGHIKLAVPCSHIWFLRGLPSRMGLVLDIPASSLERVIYFASYIVTNVHEETKQKAADEIDAEFKQKVKGQTEKEKQDLKGARDRAKEELRGLQPMKILSELEYQNLSLKYGQVFEAGTGGEALRKIFEEVDLKKLLSQVKKNLEKASIQAKRKLLLRLRFIQGMIESSIRPEWMFLTHLPILPPDLRPMVQLDGGRYASSDLNDLYRRVINRNNRLKYLLDIGAPDVIVRNEKRMLQEAVDALIDNSMRKGQMTQATTGGKRLLKSLADMLKGKQGRFRQNLLGKRVDYSGRSVIVVGPTMNLDNVGLPKRMALELFKPFVIHKILEREFAFNVRGANRLIEQETDDIWAILEEVVSEKLVLLNRAPTLHRLGIQAFYPLLVEGAAIRLHPLVCSAYNADFDGDQMAVHVPLSKEAQEEARDLMLSHRNLLKPATGIPVTSPRQDMVLGCYYLTGVDPPTSSGQVRQQKNFAFPEEAMLAMEAGVVKLREMIKVRLSENWGGDAISLVETTAGRIIFNESLPLGFPFMNEQITAKKMERLVADIIKHYPAKEAPGMLDKIKELGFKYATKSGVTWGMDDLLVPPEKKQLLSVARKEVEVIDSHFAKGFLSKEERSAKVIEIWQRVKSSIEKLVPKALPEGGSVFSIIDSGARGSWSQPVQMAGMKGLVINPAGRIIELPVISSFKEGFNVLEYFISTHGARKGTADTALRTSTAGYLTRRLIDVAHDVLVTLSDCKDTEGITITKAAAEELGQNIALKLAGRMFLTDLKGIVKKGQYIDWDMAQQIGEDEKVSEVQVRSPLSCRAVRGVCQKCYGWDLGRNQEVELGAAVGIVAAQSIGEPGTQLTMRTFHTGGVAGGGDITQGLPRVEEIFEGRTPSGKAVVSEVDGQVQEVTPEGIVRIKVINDKQHKTRNLKHETKKSGMQVSGSKSQDSGVMEYQIPAKRALWVKVGDLITQGQQLCEGHLDLQEVFSLTGKENTANYIVREVQGIYTSQGASIHDKHIEIIARQMFSRVRIKNVGDTKFTEGEVIERTVFLEENARVKKLTKKRASAAQLLLGISKVALTTDSFLSSASFQETSRVLIKAALEGKEDRLRGLKENVIIGKLIPAGTGFKKK is encoded by the coding sequence ATGAGGGTAACTGATTTAGAATCGATTCGGATTAAGCTGGCCTCTCCCGATAATATTCTTTCCTGGTCTTTTGGGGAGGTTACGAAGCCCGAAACCATCAATTACCGAACCCAGAAGGCGGAAAAGGATGGGTTGTTTGACGAGCGCATCTTTGGCCCGGAAAAGGACTATGAATGTTACTGTGGGAAATATCGAAAGATCCGATACAAAGGCGTGGTGTGCGACCGGTGTGGGGTTGAGGTAACCAAATCCTCGGTTCGGCGAGAGCGTATGGGGCACATCAAGCTTGCCGTACCCTGTTCTCATATTTGGTTCTTGCGGGGACTGCCGTCCCGCATGGGCTTGGTTTTGGACATTCCGGCCTCGTCTTTAGAGCGAGTCATCTATTTTGCCTCCTACATTGTTACCAATGTTCATGAAGAAACGAAACAAAAAGCTGCTGATGAGATTGACGCGGAATTCAAACAAAAGGTAAAAGGACAGACAGAAAAAGAAAAGCAGGACCTAAAGGGAGCGCGGGATAGGGCAAAAGAGGAGCTTCGAGGACTTCAGCCAATGAAAATTCTTTCTGAATTAGAATACCAGAACCTTTCTTTAAAATATGGGCAGGTCTTTGAGGCGGGAACTGGAGGGGAAGCTTTGCGTAAGATCTTTGAGGAGGTGGATTTGAAAAAGTTGCTCAGCCAGGTAAAAAAGAACCTAGAAAAGGCAAGTATACAAGCTAAGCGAAAGCTTTTGCTTCGCCTTCGATTCATCCAAGGCATGATTGAGTCATCTATTCGACCCGAGTGGATGTTTTTAACGCACCTGCCTATTCTGCCCCCTGATCTTCGTCCCATGGTGCAGTTGGATGGTGGAAGGTATGCTTCCTCTGACTTAAATGACCTGTACCGCAGGGTTATTAACCGAAACAACCGGTTAAAGTATCTTTTGGATATTGGAGCCCCAGACGTTATTGTGCGCAACGAAAAGCGAATGCTGCAAGAAGCAGTGGACGCCTTAATTGACAACTCCATGAGAAAGGGGCAAATGACCCAGGCTACCACCGGGGGAAAACGCCTGTTGAAATCCTTAGCTGATATGCTCAAGGGAAAGCAGGGAAGGTTTCGTCAGAACCTTTTGGGAAAGCGCGTGGATTACTCTGGGAGATCGGTAATTGTAGTTGGCCCCACCATGAATCTTGATAACGTAGGGTTGCCAAAGCGTATGGCCTTGGAACTTTTTAAACCCTTTGTCATTCACAAGATCTTGGAACGGGAGTTTGCTTTTAATGTCCGAGGGGCAAACCGTTTGATTGAGCAAGAAACCGATGACATATGGGCGATCTTGGAAGAGGTTGTTTCAGAAAAACTTGTGCTTTTAAACCGCGCGCCCACGCTTCACCGTTTGGGAATTCAGGCTTTTTACCCCCTGCTTGTGGAGGGGGCGGCAATCCGCCTACATCCCTTAGTGTGTTCTGCCTACAATGCTGACTTTGATGGAGACCAGATGGCAGTTCACGTCCCGCTTTCCAAGGAAGCGCAAGAAGAGGCACGAGACCTTATGCTGTCTCACAGGAATCTGCTCAAGCCCGCCACAGGCATTCCGGTGACAAGCCCAAGGCAGGACATGGTGCTTGGGTGTTATTATCTTACAGGCGTGGATCCTCCAACAAGCTCAGGACAAGTAAGGCAGCAAAAGAATTTTGCGTTTCCCGAAGAAGCAATGCTTGCCATGGAAGCCGGGGTTGTTAAATTGCGAGAGATGATAAAGGTCCGGCTCTCAGAAAACTGGGGAGGCGATGCAATTTCTCTTGTTGAAACCACAGCGGGACGGATTATTTTCAATGAGTCCCTGCCTTTGGGGTTCCCCTTTATGAACGAGCAGATTACGGCAAAGAAAATGGAACGCCTGGTAGCAGACATCATCAAGCACTATCCTGCCAAAGAAGCTCCCGGGATGTTGGACAAGATAAAGGAGCTGGGATTTAAATATGCAACCAAGTCCGGCGTTACCTGGGGTATGGATGACCTTTTGGTGCCGCCAGAGAAAAAACAACTGCTTAGCGTCGCAAGAAAAGAGGTTGAGGTCATTGACTCCCACTTTGCAAAAGGATTCCTTTCTAAAGAGGAGAGATCTGCCAAGGTTATTGAAATCTGGCAGCGGGTAAAGTCCAGCATAGAGAAACTCGTGCCAAAAGCGTTGCCAGAAGGCGGCTCGGTGTTCTCCATTATTGACTCTGGGGCAAGGGGGTCTTGGTCACAACCAGTTCAGATGGCAGGAATGAAAGGGTTGGTGATTAACCCGGCCGGGCGTATCATTGAGTTGCCCGTGATCAGTTCCTTTAAGGAAGGGTTTAACGTTTTGGAATACTTTATTTCTACGCATGGTGCAAGAAAGGGAACCGCAGACACCGCCTTGAGAACATCTACTGCAGGATATTTGACTCGGCGCTTGATTGATGTTGCTCATGATGTGTTGGTGACCTTAAGCGACTGTAAGGATACCGAGGGCATTACCATTACAAAAGCTGCAGCAGAAGAACTTGGGCAGAATATTGCTTTAAAACTTGCTGGCAGGATGTTTTTGACAGACCTGAAGGGGATTGTTAAAAAGGGGCAATACATTGATTGGGATATGGCGCAACAAATAGGGGAAGATGAGAAGGTATCTGAAGTTCAGGTTCGCTCCCCCCTGTCTTGCAGGGCAGTGCGTGGAGTATGTCAAAAGTGCTATGGGTGGGACCTGGGAAGAAACCAGGAGGTTGAACTTGGAGCTGCAGTCGGCATTGTGGCCGCGCAATCCATTGGAGAACCCGGAACACAGCTTACCATGAGAACCTTTCACACAGGAGGAGTTGCTGGAGGAGGTGACATTACCCAGGGTCTTCCCCGTGTGGAGGAAATCTTTGAAGGAAGGACTCCTTCGGGGAAGGCAGTAGTCTCTGAAGTGGACGGGCAGGTACAAGAAGTGACTCCAGAAGGAATAGTAAGGATTAAAGTGATTAACGACAAGCAACATAAAACGCGTAACCTGAAACATGAAACCAAAAAATCTGGCATGCAGGTTTCAGGTTCCAAATCTCAGGATTCGGGAGTTATGGAATACCAGATTCCAGCAAAGAGAGCTTTGTGGGTGAAAGTTGGAGACCTGATCACACAAGGCCAGCAGCTCTGCGAAGGACACCTAGACTTACAAGAGGTATTCTCCTTAACCGGGAAAGAAAATACTGCAAATTATATCGTAAGAGAGGTGCAGGGCATTTATACCTCCCAGGGTGCTTCTATTCATGACAAACACATTGAGATCATTGCACGTCAGATGTTTTCTCGGGTTCGCATCAAAAATGTAGGAGACACCAAATTCACGGAGGGGGAGGTAATAGAACGGACCGTGTTCTTAGAAGAGAATGCCAGGGTGAAGAAACTCACAAAGAAAAGAGCGAGCGCCGCGCAGCTTCTCCTGGGCATTTCCAAAGTTGCCCTAACCACAGACAGTTTTCTGTCTTCGGCTTCCTTTCAGGAGACCTCCCGCGTTTTAATTAAGGCAGCTTTAGAAGGGAAGGAGGACCGGCTGCGAGGCTTAAAGGAAAATGTAATTATTGGAAAACTCATTCCAGCCGGCACCGGATTTAAGAAAAAATAG